GAATTTCGATACCGCGTCGGTCACCGGCCGCCTGAAGGCGAACCCGGCGGTCAAGTATCTGCTGGTCATGAACGAGCCGAACCTCACCGATCAGGCCAACCTCACGCCCACGCAGGCCGCCGATGTCTGGCCCCGGTACGAACAGGTGGCGCGCGATACCGGTGTCAAGCTGGTGGGACCGCAGATCACCTGGGGCACCATGAGCGGCTACAACGACCCGGTCGCCTGGCTCGACGCCTTCTACTCGGCCTACCGGGGCAAGAACGGGGGCCGCGACCCCCAGATCGACTATCTGGGTTTTCACTGGTACGACTACGGTCTGGCCGGGCAGCTCGACCGCCTGACGAAGTACGGCAAGCCCTTCTGGGTCACCGAGTTCGCCAACTGGCACAGCGGTGACGGCAGTGCCCAGATCGACAGCGTCGCCAAGCAGAAGGCCCAGATGGCCGACATGGTGGCCACGCTGGAGGCCCGCAGCGACGTGTTCCGCTACGCGTGGTTCACGGGCCGCTGGCAGAGTGACACGCATTTCACCAGCCTGCTGGGGGCCGACGGGCAGCTGACCGAGCTGGGCCAGTATTACCTCTCGCTGCCGGGAGCGGCAGGCTCTGGTGGGGGCGCGGCGACGTGTGGGACCGCCAATCTGGCTCAGGGCCGGGCAGCCACGGCGTCCTCGGCCGAGAGCGGCGGCATGGCGGCGGGCGCGGCTTTCGACGGCAATACGGGGACCCGCTGGTCGAGCGCGTTCGCCGACCCGCAGTGGATTCAGGTGGACCTGGGCAGCGTGCGCTCCCTGTGCCGGGTCTCGCTCCAGTGGGAGGCGGCCTACGGCAAGGCCTTCCAGATTCAGGTGTCGAACGACGGCGCGGCCTGGACCACCCTGTACTCCACGACCAGCGGCGCGGGGGGCACCCAGAGCCTGAATGTCAGCGGCAGTGGGCGCTACGTGCGGCTGTACGGCACGGCGCGCGCGACCGGCTACGGCTACTCGCTCTACGAGTTCGGGGTGTTCGGCGCGGGCGGGTAAGGGCCAGAGGAGGCGGGGGCAGGAACTCAGGGCGGGCGGAGGCGTCCGCCCTGGGTTCCGCAAAGGGGCTTGCTCCGGCCCGAGCGCGGCCCGCTCCCCAGTCCTCCAGACCTGTCTCCCCGCTGCGCTTCTCAGCGGGCCGGAGGGGGCGCAGTCTTCGGCAGGGAAAAGCCGAAGGTCGCCCCTTCTCCCAGGGTGCCCTCGGCCCATACCCGTCCCCCGTGCCGCGTGACGATCCGCTTGACCGTCGCCAGCCCGATGCCCGTTCCCGAAAACTCCTGCTGGGTGTGCAGGCGCTGAAATGCCCCGAACAGCTTTGAGGCGTACTGGGGATCGAAGCCCACCCCGTTGTCCCGCACCAGGACCGCCCACTCCTGCTCCCGGTCTTCCACCCAGACCTGCACCTGGATCGCCTCTTCCTGCTGGCTGTACTTCACCGCGTTCTCCAGGAGATGCCGCACCACCTGCTGAAGCGTCGCCGCGTCGCCCTGCACGATGGGCAGCGGCCCGATGGTCCAGGCGACCGGCCGGTCCGGGAAGGCCAGTGTCACGTCGTTCACGGCCTGATCGACCAGGGTGCCCAGAGGGACCGCCTGGAGATTCAGGACGGCCCGGCCCGCTCTGGACAGGGTCAGCATGGCGTCCAGCAGCATGTTCATGCGCCCCGCGGCGTCCGTCACGATGTCGAGGTGCCGCTCGGCCCGCACGGGGTCCTGGCGGGTCAGTTCGCGGCGGGCCAGCGCAGAGAAGCCCTCGACATGCCGGACCGGCGTGCGCAGGTCATGCGACACGCTGTAGGTAAAGGCTTCCAGCTCCTGGTTGGCCGCCTGCAGTTCCGCATTCGACCGCACCAGTTGGACCTGCCGCTCGACCCGTTCGAGCACCGCCCCCAGATGTCGCACGGTCGTCAGCAGGATCGCCTGGTCGGCCAGCGTCCACGCCCGCGAGTCGAACAGCGGCACGTTGAACAGCCCCCGCACCTGTCCACCGATCAGGAGGGGGAGGGTGGCGTGCGCCGCCACGCTCTGCGCCACTTCGGGATCGATGTCCGTCGCCGGGTCGTAGCTGTCGACGAAGGCCGGTCGTCCCGTCTGCGCGATCTGGTCGAAGCTGGGCGTCTGGCCGACGGGAAAGCCCGCCTCCATCTGGGCCTGCAGGACGGCCGATCCCGATTCGCCCGTCTGGGCGCGCAGCTGCCACCGGCCCTCCTGCACCTCGTAGTACGCGGCGAAGCCCGGCGGCAGCAGGCGCAGCACCAGCATCTGGGCGCGCGCGACCAGCGCCACCGGATCCGGCATCTCGCCCAGGTCCTCGGTCAGTTCCAGCAGGGTTTCGAGTTCCTGGGTGCGGCGGTTCAGGTCATCCCGCTGCTGCCGCAGCTGACCCGCCTGGGCGGCGCGTTCCAGGCTGAGGCCCAGCCCACGGGCGACCGCGCGCACGATGGCCTGATCGCGCTCGGGCCACGACTCGGCCCCACGTTTCCCCACGGCGAAGATTCCCCGCGGCTCTGTGCCGATCAACAGGGGAATGAACCCGGCCGCGCCGTACATCGTTGCCTCGGACAGGGCGTTGCCCTCGGCGTCCCAGCCCCCGATAAAGACGGGTTCCCCGCGCTGGACGGTCTCTGCGAAAGCGGGGGCGTCCAGGGGCACGCCTCCTTGCATCTGCGCCACGACGTCCGGGCTGACGTCTTCGGACCACACGACCCCCCGCCAGACGGCCATATCGGCGTCGAGTTCGTAATACGCCACGCTCACGTCCCGGAGCTGGGCCTGGACCGCCGTGACGGCCTGCGCGGCCAGGCGGTGGGTGTCGGTTTCGGTACCGACCGCCTCGGTGAAACTCACGAAGGCGTCCAGCGCGGCCGTCCGCTCTTCCAGGGCCCGTGTCTGCGCCTGGACCTGTTGTTCGAGGGTCTGTGCATGCTGCGCCAGCTGGGCCTGGGCCGCCGCCTGGGCCGCCTCGGCCTGTTTGCGGGCGGTGATGTCCCGGGAGGTCGAGAGCAGGTGGGTGATGTGCCCGTGATCGTCCCGCAGGGGAGAGACGGTCATGCTCCACCACTTGGGCGTGCCCGCGAAGGTCCGCGCGGCTCCCTCGAAGCTGCGGGTTTCTCCGGCGCGTGCGGCGTCGAGGGCGGCGTCGAGCTGTGCGCGGCCTTCTCCTTCCCAGAACGCGGTCAGGAGGTTGTATTGGCACTGCTGGAAGTCGGGGATCTCCATGACCTGGAGACCGCCGAGGTTCATGGAAAGGAGACGGGCATCAAGGTCCAGCACTTTGATGCAGTCACCGTTGGCGTCGATGATGGCCTGAAGTTGCCTGGGGGTCAGGGCAAGTTCGGCAGACGTCATCGGTAAAGACCCGACAGGAGGCAGGAGAACCGGAACATCTCTTTCAGGATAGTGCCGGTGACCCGGCGCTCTGGACTTCTCCTAACGATTGATGCGGGTTTTGTGGCCGGGCTGAGCCCTGCTGGGCAGGGTGACCTACCGAGACGTCTGCCGCAAAACGGGAAGAGTCGCTTCTGCGTTTCCCTGGTTCCTTCGGTGCAAGAGCCCTCTGGATGCCAGAGTGCCGGCTCAGAACAAGCGTCTTCGCCTGTCCGTGAAATCCCAACCCGGCGGATGCGGTACAGCGGAAGGTCGCGGTCGCACCCGCTGTCCTATAGAGGTTGCCAGGGCGTCCATTACAGCTCTTCCAGAAGTGTAAAGTTCATCTGCTCTGTCATGCTCCTCCTCCTTGAGATCTGGGCTCGCTCAGGCGGGCCAGAGCCGCCTCAGGCTCCCGGTGCCATTGAGAAAGGAGGGAGGGCTCAGCGGCGGCCTGGGCAAGTCTCTGAAAGAGAAAGCTTTCGAAGCCGATCAGGTTGCGGCTAAACGCCCAGGCACCGGTATTCCTGCCGAATCCAGCGTCCGGACGCGGCCTGCTCCGAGACTGCCGAATTTGCCGCGCGTCTCCAACCCTGATCCTTCTATAGTGAGCCTGAAGAGGGAGGACCGTCATGACCTTCGTGCCGAGCCGCAAACCCATCCGCAAGGCCACCATCGTTCCTGCCGTGGCGCGGCCTATACCTGCCCCGCATCCAGTTGAGCTGAAACAAACTCAGGCCCAGCAGGCGCTTGACCAGCACACCCTGCGTCCGGTCGGGCCTCAGGGCCAAGTGGTCCAGCCTCCGCTGCGTGCCGCCGCTCTCGAGCGCCAGGAAGTTCAGCGGCTGCAAACGGAACGGCAAGTTCTGCAGGCGCAACTGGCCGCAGTGCCGCTTGCCCCTGAAATGGTGGAGGCGGCCCTTGATCGACAGATGCGGGGCACGCGCTCAGTACCACTTACCCGTCCCGTCACCCCCCAGGACTGGGTCACAGTGCTCCAGATGCGGGCGGAAGAGGTCGCCGGTAGACCTTTGAATTCCCGGCAGGTCGCCCAGTTCACGGCCCTGCAGCGTCAGGTGGCGCAGACCCTCGCGCAGGGCTTCCGGGCCGACCGTGGGCCCGCCGCCGCACGCTACGGCACCTATGGTGCGCACCTCGCCGATCTGCAGCGCCATCCGACCAGTGCGCCCGTCGCTCAGGTGGTGCTGGGGCTCGTTCCCGCAGCGGAGCGCCTGTCTCTGCAACGGGCCATGGACGACTCCAGCCGAGAGGCCCAGGCGCAGGAAGCGCAGGACAGCCAGGCCCTGCACAATCTGGCCCTGCAGCGCCAGATGGCAGAACTCGACGCCGAAGCTACGCAGCCCGTCCTGCAACGCATCGAGGCCCGGCGGGGCGGCGGCAACCCCCTCCCCGAAGTGGTTCGGCGCCACCTGGAACAGGGGCTGAACCATGATCTGAGCCGGGTCCGTATCCATGACGACGCCGAAGCCGACAACCTGGCCAAGGGTGTCCGGGCCACCGCGTTCACCACGGGCACGGACATCTTCTTCCGGTCGGGCCAGTTCCGTCCCAACACCCGCAGCGGCCTGGAGTTGCTGGCCCACGAAGTGACGCACACTGTCCAGCAGAGTCAGGGGCGGGTGGGGAAGGGCATCGATCCGGATGCCGGCCTGGAGAGCGAGGCGCGCACGATGGGCGCCAAGCTCGCCCGGGTGATGCCCAGCCCCAAGAGCCTGCTGCCGCCCAGCCCGTACGCCGCGGGCATATACAGCCCGGCGTCCGCCCTACGACGGGTCGAGGAAGGAGCAGCCCGGACCTTCGCCCTGAAGCCGCTGCAGGACCTGCAACCCAGAGCCGTGCAGCGTCTGGGCAATCCGTTCAGCTGGGCAGCGGACAAGGTCAAGGACGGCGCGCAGGCGTTGGCCGACAAGGGCAAGGAGATGATCGCCGGAGCACTGACCGCGCTGCCCGGCTACAAGGAACTGACCCTGGCCTTCGGCAAGGACCTCGTCACGGGTAAAACGATGGCGGGAAATCCGAACGCCATTCTCGAGGCCCTGGCCGGCTGGGTGCCTGGCCCCCTGAAAGACATCCTCGTGGCCTTGAAGGAAACGAACGCCATTCCCAAAGCCTGGGCCTGGTTCAAGGCCGAACTCGGCAAGCTGGATCTGGGGAGTGCCCTGGGCGAAATTGCCAGCGCCATCGGGAAGGCGGATCTCGGCGCAGCCAAGACTGCGGTCACCCGCCGCATCGGTGGCCTCAAGGCCCTGATCGTCGGGAGTGCGCGCAAGATCGCCGACATCGGCCTGACCGCGCTGGCCGCCGGGCTGGGACCCGTCGGGCAGCAGGTGATCGCGCAATTGCGCCGTGGTGGGGACCTGATCGTTCAGGTGCTCAAGAACCCGGCCAAGTTTGCCGGTAACCTCCTGAACGCCCTCAAGGGCGGCTTCAAGAACTTTGCCAGCCACGCACCGAAGCACCTGCAGAATGGGTTGGGCCAGTGGCTGACCGGCGCGTCCGGCATCACCTTCCCGGCGAAGCTGGACCTTCAGGGCGTCTTCCTGACGGCCCTGAGCGTCATGGGGCTGACCTACCAGGCGATGCGGGGCCGCCTGGTCAAAGCGATGGGTCCCAACGGGGAAAAGCGGGTCCAAACGGCTGAAGGCACCCTGGACACCCTCAAGACCATCCAGGGTGGTCTCCACAAGGCCGACGAGATGAAGGCCAACCAGGGGCCGGTGGGCGGGGAGGTCGTTTCCGGGCTGAAGTCTGAGGTGACCAAGAGCGTGGTGATGGCGGGCACCACGAAAGTCGCGAGCATGCTGATTCCGGGCGGCGGTTTTGTGCAGGCGCTGATCGGGGCCTTCCGCAGTGTGCAGTTCGTCGTCCAGCAGGGCCAGCAGATCATGGGCGTGGTGGCGAGCGCCGTGCAGAGTGTCGGGGCCATCGCGGCCGGGAACATCGCGGCGGCCGTGAGCGGGGTCGAGAGTACCCTGGCGCGCAGCATCCCCGTCGCGCTGGGGTTCCTTAGCAAAGTACTTGGTCTAGGGAACATCGGTGCCAGAATCAAAGCGGTCATCGGCCGAGTCCGGGGCAAGCTGGACGCGCTGTTGGACAGAGCGGTCGCACGGATCCAGAAATTGATCGAAAGGATGACGCCGACCAGTCGAAAGGGCAAGCCGCAGACCCCAACCGCCGACGCCGAGAAGACCAAGGACCATGACCAGCGTGTCGCCAAAGGCCTGGCAGATATCCCACGTATCGAAAAAAGCTTCTCGAAGAGTGGACGGCTGCCGAATCAGGAGGCAGCCCGCAACGTGGCGCGGGCCGTCAAGGGTCGACACTCCATCTTCAAATCGGTGACCCCCCGCTTCGACCGGGAAGGGGTGACGTACGACTGGGTGGCGAGCAGCGGCAGTCAGCCCGGCAGTACGGGATTGATGACCCTTCGACTCGACCTCAATACGATCCGCAAGGAGCTGTGGCCCGACCGGATTTCCTCGAGTGGCAAGAAGAACGATGGTGGCCGTCCCGCCTGGTCGCAGTCCACGAAGCGGGCCCTGTATGAAAAGTACAGTTCTCTACATCAGCCTGCGAAGGGTCCCTTGAGTGGACGATTCAGGCCCCCTGGCCTCCTGGACGGACAGGATCGTCGACATATCTACGCCTTCGACCAGATGGTGACCAATCGTGTGAGTGCCCTGAACGGCCAACCTTACGATCCTGCCGCACAACTCTTGAAGAGTTGGGGCGTCCCTTCCGTTCAGCCCACCTACGACTCCATTTGGAAAGGGCTCAAGACTCTGTTGACGATGGAATTCAACAAGATCGACAACTTGTTTGTCGGAGATC
The genomic region above belongs to Deinococcus gobiensis I-0 and contains:
- a CDS encoding discoidin domain-containing protein: MAAGAAFDGNTGTRWSSAFADPQWIQVDLGSVRSLCRVSLQWEAAYGKAFQIQVSNDGAAWTTLYSTTSGAGGTQSLNVSGSGRYVRLYGTARATGYGYSLYEFGVFGAGG
- a CDS encoding ATP-binding protein — translated: MTSAELALTPRQLQAIIDANGDCIKVLDLDARLLSMNLGGLQVMEIPDFQQCQYNLLTAFWEGEGRAQLDAALDAARAGETRSFEGAARTFAGTPKWWSMTVSPLRDDHGHITHLLSTSRDITARKQAEAAQAAAQAQLAQHAQTLEQQVQAQTRALEERTAALDAFVSFTEAVGTETDTHRLAAQAVTAVQAQLRDVSVAYYELDADMAVWRGVVWSEDVSPDVVAQMQGGVPLDAPAFAETVQRGEPVFIGGWDAEGNALSEATMYGAAGFIPLLIGTEPRGIFAVGKRGAESWPERDQAIVRAVARGLGLSLERAAQAGQLRQQRDDLNRRTQELETLLELTEDLGEMPDPVALVARAQMLVLRLLPPGFAAYYEVQEGRWQLRAQTGESGSAVLQAQMEAGFPVGQTPSFDQIAQTGRPAFVDSYDPATDIDPEVAQSVAAHATLPLLIGGQVRGLFNVPLFDSRAWTLADQAILLTTVRHLGAVLERVERQVQLVRSNAELQAANQELEAFTYSVSHDLRTPVRHVEGFSALARRELTRQDPVRAERHLDIVTDAAGRMNMLLDAMLTLSRAGRAVLNLQAVPLGTLVDQAVNDVTLAFPDRPVAWTIGPLPIVQGDAATLQQVVRHLLENAVKYSQQEEAIQVQVWVEDREQEWAVLVRDNGVGFDPQYASKLFGAFQRLHTQQEFSGTGIGLATVKRIVTRHGGRVWAEGTLGEGATFGFSLPKTAPPPAR
- a CDS encoding eCIS core domain-containing protein, producing MTFVPSRKPIRKATIVPAVARPIPAPHPVELKQTQAQQALDQHTLRPVGPQGQVVQPPLRAAALERQEVQRLQTERQVLQAQLAAVPLAPEMVEAALDRQMRGTRSVPLTRPVTPQDWVTVLQMRAEEVAGRPLNSRQVAQFTALQRQVAQTLAQGFRADRGPAAARYGTYGAHLADLQRHPTSAPVAQVVLGLVPAAERLSLQRAMDDSSREAQAQEAQDSQALHNLALQRQMAELDAEATQPVLQRIEARRGGGNPLPEVVRRHLEQGLNHDLSRVRIHDDAEADNLAKGVRATAFTTGTDIFFRSGQFRPNTRSGLELLAHEVTHTVQQSQGRVGKGIDPDAGLESEARTMGAKLARVMPSPKSLLPPSPYAAGIYSPASALRRVEEGAARTFALKPLQDLQPRAVQRLGNPFSWAADKVKDGAQALADKGKEMIAGALTALPGYKELTLAFGKDLVTGKTMAGNPNAILEALAGWVPGPLKDILVALKETNAIPKAWAWFKAELGKLDLGSALGEIASAIGKADLGAAKTAVTRRIGGLKALIVGSARKIADIGLTALAAGLGPVGQQVIAQLRRGGDLIVQVLKNPAKFAGNLLNALKGGFKNFASHAPKHLQNGLGQWLTGASGITFPAKLDLQGVFLTALSVMGLTYQAMRGRLVKAMGPNGEKRVQTAEGTLDTLKTIQGGLHKADEMKANQGPVGGEVVSGLKSEVTKSVVMAGTTKVASMLIPGGGFVQALIGAFRSVQFVVQQGQQIMGVVASAVQSVGAIAAGNIAAAVSGVESTLARSIPVALGFLSKVLGLGNIGARIKAVIGRVRGKLDALLDRAVARIQKLIERMTPTSRKGKPQTPTADAEKTKDHDQRVAKGLADIPRIEKSFSKSGRLPNQEAARNVARAVKGRHSIFKSVTPRFDREGVTYDWVASSGSQPGSTGLMTLRLDLNTIRKELWPDRISSSGKKNDGGRPAWSQSTKRALYEKYSSLHQPAKGPLSGRFRPPGLLDGQDRRHIYAFDQMVTNRVSALNGQPYDPAAQLLKSWGVPSVQPTYDSIWKGLKTLLTMEFNKIDNLFVGDQVENQTIGREMELGEQARDKAKQVAATTTDPNQKAAAQQEAQKQLAVISTKATDVPTGDAQGLALTIRERNIIDAISNSSIRPFAGLEGKAARIKESRHASSPHPDAQLLEDALTEMDLLRRNIDFLSLFSKKGNVAANDAIRAAVVEGTAKIRQLSDYVR